Within the Enoplosus armatus isolate fEnoArm2 unplaced genomic scaffold, fEnoArm2.hap1 Scaffold_77, whole genome shotgun sequence genome, the region GCTGTTTTCTAAATATCTAAGTATGAATCCCTTTTAGGAGCATAAAGGAGTTTACCGGGTCAAACTAGTGGCAGAGGTAAGCCAGACaccggaggaggaggtggtaCCTCATGTTGTTCAGCTCATATCCCCCCCATTTCTGGGCAGGACGGTCCTCACAGCGGGACCTGCCAAGTTTGGGATGGACCTCACCAAGCAGGAGCACGGGGTGAGCTTCCAATGCGAAGATAATATGCTATACAGTATCTGCATCAAAGCTCCCAACAAGTCGTGTAGCTTTTATAAGAAACAGGTGTCTAATAATaaccaaaccaaaaaagaaaaatgtcacagtTGCAGATCTTTCCTGAACGGTGCAAACAttacctgttttgttttacctgcacttctctttatctttatttaagAAACATAACTTACAATAACACACTCAAACTCTTGTTCCACAGGTGAAGGGCAGCATAGTGAAAGCCTCCCCCCACACTGCATGTGGGCCAATAGATAACACAGTGGAGCTTAAAGGCAATATCGCTTTGGCACTGCGCGGTGACTGCATGTTCGCTGCAAAGGCTCGTCGGCTGCAGGAGGCAGGAGCCATAGGAGTCATCTTTATAGGTGAGGATGATTCCCAGAGGAGCTGAAACCACCTCAATGTTCACTACGCAGACGTTAGAATAACCAGCCAAATACTGAAGGCTCAAATGATTCCCTTATTCTCCTTCTCAGACCACCGTGAGGGAAGTAATAGCGAGGAAACTCCCCTCTTCCAGATGGTTGGAGATGGCGACTCCACTGAGGACATCACCCTGCCTTTGGTCTTCCTGTTCAGCCGTGAGGGTGCCGTGCTCACAGATGCTCTGGAGGAACATCACAATgtggatgtgctgctgctgcccaagGAGAGGCAGCTGGGACATGGTGAGGAACAGGGGGAGGAAGATTAAAGGCcattaaaggcttttttttcaaaaaagctaaatgattccctaaaacagctgggcactgtagatTTAAAAAGGAATATGTGAGTATAAATAAGTGTTTTGATGAAACGTATACTCACTTGGGGAAATGATGCATCACTACTGGATTTTTAGCATTCAAACTTGCACTGATTTTTCAGAATGCAAACTGCAAAATTACATCAAATCTtagtttctctctctgatcAAATCTCAattcttctttctgttcttgTTCTAATTTTGCATGACATTGGCTCTCCCCCTCATTGTccagacaagaaagaaaaacctgtAGGCATGAACATCAAACTCCGCCTAGCGGAGGAGGGGGAGTTGGAGGATGGAGCAGCAAGAGGGCCCACTTTGGAGTTCGTCTTGGAGAAAGAAGAGGTGCTTCTTAAGGAAGAAGACGAAGACGAGCTCAGAGGACAACGacaatcacagcagcagctctgcacagAGGCAGCAGGGAATGACAGAACTGAACCATGTTCAGCAGATTTATCTCAAACCCCAAACTCCAACAGTGGACCAGACACAAACCCTTGACCACTGCTGATCCTGAAGTTTTCCTAACGCTGATCCCTCGTCAGTTCCTGAATGGCATGTGCCTCAGAGCCCCTCACTGCCCTACATAGAGGCCTAACTGACCCAGCCTGCATGTTTACAACCGATGGAGGAGAGTCGAGCAGTGTGATGGCCACACTCCCATCCTGTCTTGACTTTGAAACCTAAAGATGGTTCGATATTTATTAGACGGAGAGTCTAAGTGGAGCTTTTATTCTGTCCAGTGCAGGTCTCTCTGAAATGAGGGATCTCATGAGACTAAACTAGGTAGTTAAAGGCTGAGAGCTGTAGGTTAAGCTGGCTGAGATGGTGCTACCCACACCTAGCCTGTAGTGTTGCTATTGTAGGCACATACAAGGTGTTCGTACTGATGATGACGTAGATCATTGACTAGACTTTAAAATTACCTCACCTTAGAGGAAAACATAGATAAGGCAAAATGTACTCAGCTAGGATTTTATGcaatgcagtttgtttttaatgtagattgcaccttttcatttcaacaactaCTTAAATATCCAGTAATGGTGAATGGAGTATGACCTGGCCAGTCGGTGGAGTTAGCTACCTTAACTTCTCAGTAATATAATGTTGgcagatgaaggagatgaactGGGGCCAATTTGgaaagtgtattttattttatactagTATGCAACTTCAGGGAATTTCAGAGTGAATGCAGTTCGCAAGGTTGACccattttatgaaatgtttgtgtgtgttctgcatttCCTTTTTGCTATAAtatgtgagtgtgcgtgtgcgtgtgtgtgtatgtgtgcaaggtGTGTAATAACTATAACCCAAGAAAGCATCTCTGCTAAAACATCATTGCTATTAGATGAAGATGAGATGTCTTCACAAAGTCATCACGCAAGGAGTTAAGTAAAAGGTCTGTACACGGTGGGTCCTTTGAAATTACGTTAGGATTTTTCAGGCCGTATGCTTCTTTTTCCAACCTATAAATAACTGTGTAATCTCTGTTAATTTAAGATTAATCATGACATCTtaaaaacattgcaaaaatgCCCAAAGCTGGTTTTCTTCATGTAACGCTGGTTTAGTTCCAGATGCAGCATCACAGGTTGGTCTGCAGTCCCAGACTGCTATGCACTTTGAAACACGGGTATGATCGTTGACTCAAACAGAAATTACCATTCAGCctgtctttgcatttgtttgtgtgtgtcacaacaagtcatttttaattgcaTTTATCGTCCCATTTACATTGTGTAATGATGCAGTGTTTATATCCACCTTAAAATTTGaggttttaaaaacagaaaaaaatctgttatttagTGGCATCCTTTAAGATTTCTGGAGCGCAGCGAGGCTTTTGCTTCATCTAAAATGGTAACAGTCAAACTGGAAAGCCCAATTGAATCCTGTACAAATACTGGATGCATTTTCTGGAAGCATTTTGGGATCGagttctgttgtttcttttgtctgacaGACTTAAATGTACCTGCTGTTagtgtctctcactctctacaCAAACTAAACCATGTTCTGGGCATTCTTATGTGTAATAACTTTATGCAACAATTCAGAAAGATGCATAATCCGTTTGTTCATATTTGCTTACTTCATTCTCACTAATAATTTGTTGcatgatttttgtcttttgtggtACATGaaatgtgagtttgtgtggggggaaaaaacacttcTTGTGCCAgagtatgttttcttttatgtttgtaCAGTGGACCTTTTCCTGATGCTGCTGAGttcatttcaaataatattCCAacatggcattttattttgtttgtttagcctgTATGAGGCTTTGCCAACCGGTATACCTCAGGATTGTGTATGTTACTGTTAACACAGAGAACAAGACCATGGACAAGAAGAAGGgggattcttttcattatttttcatgctATTTAATTTGTGTTCAGCTGTTTTCTGAAAGTGCCAAAAGAGATGCATGACACGGCTCCTTCTCTGTATTTAGTTTCTGACTGTGAGCTGAGGCAGTCTCGTCAATAAATTTAAAATCACAGCTTCAAACctattttacttctttttttcctgcattaCAGATTTTCATTACTCTGCCTTTTAAGCATCAGTGGCTTCTTCTGAACCATTTTGTCACTTGAGTCTGTAAGgacatatattaaaatatattttaaatgatagTTTTAATGCTATAGTGACATATTTAACTGATTCGCACCTACAGAGGAatggacatttcttttaaagTAATCAAATCATCTTTCCTGGGAAGTACTCAGAGAGGAAACCTGAGGATTAATTGTGTCCAAAAAgctttttggttttgttcttttgaaGAAGACCTTGAAAGCTTTTGTGCCATAGGGGCACAGCTACCACAGAATGGCACAATTACAAACGATGACCTGTATGATGACATCATTTATAATGACAGTGGTGATGCAGATAGGAGAAATGGCAGAACATTACACCACAAATTTGCAAATGAGTCACATACTGTTTTTGGATAGTATGGTGAAATTATAATCAAACAGTTCTGAGTGCTGGTAGTCATATAGTCTATAACATACATATTAAGTGCCTTCACATTCAGTGACAGATATTTCTCACATGATAATTGAGCcatgctgtttttacaaaaatgtatagTGCTAGTATTCAGGGCTGATCCGTATATATTCCACTTGGCTATTTTCATCTAAGGCTGGCCAGCTAAAGGGTTTTGTGTCTGCCCTGGTCACTGAGCTTTGTTTGGAGATGGTCTTTCAGCTCtaagcaaacaaacaggcaggTCTGTCGCCAGCTGCCAGTCACCATTTGTCCTGTGTTTGGGAAAGAATAATGGAGTTAACTGGCAGACTGgacaacaatagaaaaaaatgttatacattatatgtttgtttatttgatgtGTATTCATACATCTTTAGACATGTCGTGTGGCATCATTTTACTGCACCTGCTACGTCCTACTAACTTGGGTAAACGTACATTATTTGCTCATTAACTTTATCCCTCAACCACTATCTTCATTGGGTTATCAATAGCCAATCCGCGTTGCTTAGTGgcaaattaattgataaaattGAACGAATGATTGGTTGACAAAGTCTAAACTCATCAGCATTAAAATAAGATTATCATTTTTATCAGCACATGCCGCTCTCGCGCACTGTGTAACCAAGCACATCATCTAATGTTATTTAAACCGGTTTTCTACGTCATCACGTACCTCCTGCGCTGTGCCCTGTTTCTAATCGCTCAGTAAACTGCTGCCTTCACGTGCTGTGGGAAACAGTGTCTTCCTGATTGTAAGAATTAGCAGAGGCATGTGGAGGTTATGATAAGGCCATAAAAGATTTTTGAAAAAAGTGGAAATTTCCATTGATGTATTAACTGTCATGGTGTGAGAGTGGAGACTATCTATATATCAAAAAGTGAAGTTCCAAGTAAATATTCAATAATAATTATGTGTTTATCTATTGTAGCCTATTTTGCAAGCATTAATTCTTACTCCAACTAACGTTTAGTTGTCGTGTTTGTcttcagcagaaaaataaatataatataagacTGAATTTGATTGTCATCTTGATTCATATTTGCTTTCTGTGcattaaagttcattcttgacattGGACACTCATGGTCCACTaactagctttttctggagctttcaaccatatgCCACTGAAGTCTCAGTGGATGGACAACTGCTCAGTCGTCGCGCGGATGGCTTTGTCACCACTACTTGCTTCCATACTTGATGTCAAATGAGCTATCACCATGACAATTTAGAAAACTCCATTCTCCATTCTTCTCTCCATTAAGAAAACCGTGAGATGTGGCATAGCTAAACTAATAGTAGATTTTCTTAGTAtaattgttttttctctttagtggaaacaaacactggagtgtactcagtgtgagtgtgagtgtacgctactgtatgtttcaatcacaacaaataaaaatgtaaactttgaACATGTTTATAGGGGATTGGAAAAACTAgataatgtggaaaaaacaagTCTGCTGTCTGATCGGTGACACGTCGGAGTGTTGTTATTTGGGAGTTTATGAGGAGACCGTGAAGGCAGCATGtcaaacacactcgcacatacacaagcgcgcacacacacacaccctccttcCCTGCCTGAAGCTCCGCTATCTTTAGCTCTGCCACGGATTACTGTGCGCAGTGTGTGGACAGACTGCACCCCGGTGCGACCTGTTCGACTCTGTGTATTTTGCGTTGAAGCTCtcttgcacacaaaaaaaaccctaaacaaaatataaacagaacaaaagtgATGGGGGAATGACAACAACCTCCGTCCCCGTCTACGGTTCTCCGTCCCTGAGAAGACCCCAaggatgctgctgctctccagCCCGCGGAACGGACGCCAGCGCCGGGCCTCGCTGCTGCCATTCGCCGTAGTCCTGCTGTACGTCGTCCCTGTCAGTGCTAGCCTTCCAGGTAAattcacaacaacacagagctaGCTAGCACCAGACGGACTTATCCGCGATAGTGTAAAGCTCATTTACAATTACCCCGGGATTGTCTGTCTCATCAATAACCGTTACTGGGGCATCTTTAACTGCCGAGCTCGTGTCAAACAGCAaggcagtgttttttttatctgaagaGGACTTTTTAAACTCACCGAGTGCAGCGTTATAGAGAGACacgtgtgtttttatttactttttattgttgtttatggTGTTGCTGATTAAGTAGCTTGCTAGTATGGGATATCCCATGAGTTCAGATGGCCGTTTTGGACAGGTTAGACAAGTATGTGTACGTcttagagagtgagagaggagcacagggaaaagaaattcaaaaatTCCCTTCCTTGTTAGGTTACTCAGTGCATTTCCTTGTAGGCTCATTGTGTTTTCTTAATATCACACTTAAATAGCCCAAATGTAAAGGAGTAATTTAATAGGCGATTTATGTGGAAATAGTCGTATATTCTTATACTGTGATATAGAGCTgcatatttgattatttataaATTTATGTAGTATTGCTTTGATTAGATTAAATAGTATAGAATATCtcggataataataataataatggaaaataCCTATCACAGCGTCATTTTAAAGGCAATACTGCGAACTTAATCTGAGCAGTAGCCACAATGTTTGGAAAAGGAGCAAAGCAAGCaaatatttgtactttttgtatAAATTAACTGTAACTGAACAAAACAGTTATCAAAACAGGAATTTATTAATTCAACTTTTCTCAGTTGAGTAACTGGTTTATCTGGAAACTGGTTTGAGCACTGTTTTAGATGCTTtcgattgtgtgtgtgtgcatgtgtgtgtgagatgggtcTCCACACAGTGATGATTGCTGTTGACATGTGCAGGGGAGATAATCTGCTTCTCAGCTTTTAACACAGAAACCCTGTGAGAGAGCCACCAGCTGGACTCTCACATGTAATTTGTAGCCTTTAtctgagggacacacacacatacacactgaacaTTTACGGCCTTGGCCTGGACACAGACTTGTGGGAACTGATaggttttaatatatattttttatctaGTGGTTCACTCCAGCCCACTGAAGTCTGTGCATTGAAATCAAAAGGGTGTGTTGCTTCATTTTGCTTGTTCACAGCAAAGAGGATGGAAAGGATGTGACGCAGTGTCAGCTGTTGTTTCTCTCCTGTagggaaaatgtgaaaagtccAGTGATTTTCCATTATCCATCTTCACACAAATCAAAATTCTACCAAGGCGAATGTCATTATTTCCTTTCTCAagtgctgaaaaacaaaactgcggTAAAAAGCTGGTTTGGTAACATAGAGAAATTTCCCAGTGTCagaatgaaatcatcattttgaaTAAGATGGAGACTGACGAAGCTGTTATTACACTGTGGCCTCCAATGTGTGTCAGAAAAGAATAGTATGTTTGGTGTCATCAGCAGTCGTAGGATTTTGTCAGTGTGGTGCACGATGTGCTTTCAACACCTGTTACATTTGAATGCAGCTTGTTCATAAcaatgtgtgacagtgtgtcagTATGTGGGCTATTGTTTGGCGTTGTTGTGTTGAAATACAGAGACGAGGCGAAGTGATAAATTATTTCACTCTGTGACTCCACAGGCACTTATTAAGTAAATGGCATTTAAAGATTGTTAGATATACTCAAAAAGCACATTCAGTATTTACAGCAAGGTTTCAGGATGATTTTGAGTGTGACAACAGCATGAAGTGTATTAATCAGGTGGTTGATTCAGCAAACACCGACACATCATCATGTGTAAATATGGCAGAAAGCTTTCACAGAACATTTTTCGTTTTTCGGGATGGAAGTGGTCCAAAAGTTTTACCTTAACATGTAGAATTTGTTGTGTAATTCCCGGCTCATTGGGACACGTTGAATTAGTAGCATcagaaaagtcacatttttcactggggaaaaaaacaattgatttGGATGTTCTTACTGCTCTAATTTTAGCGTTTCACTGTGGAAACATCACCTTCACTTCTCAATATTCTAGTTCAGCCTGATCATTGTTGTGCTGCCACGTTTAAATGGCAGGTTTGTCATTCACCAAACCCACATAGAATTGGTGTGATTATTATTCAGCCACTGCCTCTGGCCTTTTCTTCCACCAGGATTAAGGTTTAACGATTCATATcttcagtgtcacacacacagccactggCCTCTGTGTTTTCAATCACACCCTGCAGCAAAATTAGTCATCTGTGTTGTAGTGGGGATCGAGAaccatgaaaagtcagggggaaGGACACACGCACACTGCCAGGGGACACAAAGACCACTGAGTCGATGACTGGGTTCATACGTAATGATTAGTATCCTCATATGACTGGAGATTAAGAGCAGTTTACGTAGGTTTGTATGCAATTAACTGACCAGGTGTCTGCCTGGAATGAGGAACAAGGCCAGGGACTAACTCAAGCTTGAAAGgggatttttttaatgtgaggTTACTTTAGTGGTACTTCCTGTAGACTGTGACACAAATGGTCATCTTTAATACTGGGTCAAATTAATATACACGCCTCCATTTTTTAAACCTTAGTCTGATATATATTGTATGTGGACTCCGTGCCTCCAGGAAGTAATgtagaaaatgttgtttcaggCGAGTAAGTGCTCCCTCTGGTTTTAAATGGATCTTTTTTGTAGCTTGTGTGGTCTTTGAGGGGAGTTGACATTATCAGCATTCACCAGTGAGAGAATGGGAAAATCACCACCCAATTATATGGTGGTAACCATCATACTGAAATTACACAACGGCCAGGAAAGACTTTTCGATATTATTGATCTGTTGAGATCCTTGTTGTCTTGGAGGTCTGAAAAATAAGCGGTCAGCCTTGGCTTCGCTGTGGTGGCTTCTTCAAaccactgctctctctctttctttctttgcccgACCATGTGCTGTTGGCCACCAGACCTCTTGTGGAAATGAGAGGACCACAATTAATCAACTTACAGAGCGCACACAGACATTTTATCAAGCCAGAGTCAGCACAGTTTAGCTGGAATGAATCAAGCTATGCTCCTCCAGTTTTACTACTACCCTTAACCTTAATTGTACAAACAGTTGTGTCCTTTATCAACCCAATCTTGTGATGAAAATGGACTAATCAGGAAGTAAACGATTTAATTTGTCAGCTGTTTTGCATGCACaggtttgcatttgtgtgtaacCACTTCCTTACCAAGAATGTGCCTCTGTCTATGATGCCTGATTTAAATAGAAGCACCAATAATATCTGAAGCACGAGTATCAGTGAcgacacacacatcacagcaggTGCTTTTGATAACAAGACACtgggtaaaaaacaaaagctgttcGCTAATGTAACCTAATTGTGAGCCAAAAGTGATTTACATCGGCCAATCCTGTTAAAGAAATACTCAGTAATTGAATTAGCTCTCAAAGTAATTAAATTGTTGCATCTCAGACTATTCTAACAACTGAACCAGCCAGTGGCCAACAAACACGATGACCAcgaaaaaggaaatgaaaaaagactAAATCACAGAGCTTTTTTGTGCCACCTACTTGCTGCCATTGTATAAATCCCTTGaaccttttttctgtttgctgcagggtgtgctgctctgctccacTCTAATGATAATGACACAGTAATTATCCCCCGTGTAATGGGTTAGACTCGTCATTGTCTGAAGTTACaagagacatggctgcaccacgagaggagaaaaacaaagacttgtTCTGCCTCGTTCTTCTACAAACTTGCATTCCATCGAGGATGAAAATCTTTGACTCTTTTTAATTCACTTCCTTTTCACCTTTATCTCTCTCTACTCACGTAACCATCTGTGTATTTCCTGCCTCAGCATTATGATGTGTCTGTGTCGTGTGTGCGTGCTTGCACGTCTGTTAAAAAGGTGTTAAGTCATGCTCCATTTTCCACCAAGAGTTGCAGAAAATCTTAAATGTCGGAGTCATTGCATGCAGATTATGGTGGGAAACCAGCACCTACACTACACTAATGTACTGAAACTGATAAGGTAGACCGTTTCCACGCATTTAGTCATCTAATTTAGGCTCAGAGATTTCTGACGCTGTTTTCTGAGAATTTAAGCTTTTTCCGATAAGAGTCAGAGATGACTAAATTGGATGTTGACTCTGAAACCTACATGTATGCTTTGTCAGCATTGAGCCAGGCGCAAAATCTGATCACAATTGTTTTTAATGCCTATGCAAAGCCGAGGAACTCATCCAAGGTGTACAAAATGAGCACATTTTTGTTATAATATGCTGTCCTTTGTTCTTTCTATACTAACAgttcttatttcttttccaaACAGTCCGTCACACATGCTTATTTCATGATCACACAATCAGTCTACCccattataatttttttttgatgttttattaaattcaaaatagGTTGTATTGGCATGGATATTGTGTGCAGTGCCCACTACTACACTAGCAATGGGTAATATGGATATCAaggtatatgtaattttatttcttGATATCAATATATATTGTAACAATATTGAAACATTTCTGGAAAATCAATTAAGAATCTGTTTGTagatcaaataaacacacaagatTTTTGTGTTGGGTTAATCCATTATGAACATTATTAAAATAGACACTTGAAAAATCAAGacacttcatcacattgatgcaaacaTTATGTAAAAACAACTATTGGAAATATTAGAAAATGATTAACTGCGTTTGCGTCCAGTCTATACAACAAATCCCATATTTATGCCGATGATGAATGGCCAGTAAAAAACCTCTGATAATGACagatttatattgttttatggCTTACATATAGCATATCGTCATATTGCCTAATCCCAAGTCACAGCATACAGTAGCAGTGCTTGTCCCAGTTGATGCCAATGACAACAAAGCACTAGAAACAGGCTGCTtggcatttgtttgtttttgtcatttgtgagtGAGGCATGGTGGTTAAACAGGAGCATAGCGGCATGGGTACAcaaaaagccacacacacactaacacgtaagcacacatacacgcacTTTATCCATGTGGACATAAACAGCGTGGTTACATAGCAAGTGAAGAGCCCCAAGCAGAGCTCTTTAATGTTTCCACTTGATTTGGAGTGTTTTGGCTTACTTCCTGTCTGCCATCAGgatcaggaaacacacacaatgggaGCGTATGACCCCCCCTGGCCTAC harbors:
- the LOC139307316 gene encoding ER degradation-enhancing alpha-mannosidase-like protein 3, which encodes MFAAKARRLQEAGAIGVIFIDHREGSNSEETPLFQMVGDGDSTEDITLPLVFLFSREGAVLTDALEEHHNVDVLLLPKERQLGHDKKEKPVGMNIKLRLAEEGELEDGAARGPTLEFVLEKEEVLLKEEDEDELRGQRQSQQQLCTEAAGNDRTEPCSADLSQTPNSNSGPDTNP